The genomic DNA AAGGCATTCCCAGCCTTAGTGGAAGTCCCCGTCTTTAATCCATCTACTGGCAGTGCTGAATAATGCTTAACCAGCCCTTTCAACATGTAGTTCCGGTTATCCATTTTAGTTGCCGAGCTCGTTCCTTTTTCAAACCAAGCATGGGCAATGCTAGAAGTCTTTAACACTTCTGGATAATCAGATAATAACTTTTGGGCAACAGTGGCCACGTCTTGAGCTGACATTTCATTTTCAGCACTGGCAGCAACGTTACTATAACCAATCGTACTGCCCACTTCTTTGTTGGTTAACCCACTGGCATTAATAATGGTGGCGTCCGTGATGCCCCATGATTTGGCTGTCTTCCGCATCAATTCAACAAACTTATGTGGCGTTCCAGCAACCGCATCACCCAGAGCCGTTACAGCTGCGTTAGCGGAATAAATTTCAGTCGCATTATATAGCTGACGTACCGAATATGTCTTCGTTGATAGTAACGGAACGTTCGCATATTCCGTATTCTGACTCATCTTAGCGACTGCTTTACTGACACTGATCTTCTGATTCCATGATAATTTACCTTCGTGAATGGCCTTGAGAATTAGATAAGTACTCAACATCTTAGTCATCGATGCAATTGCCATTGGTTGACTACTGTTTTTGTCATAAAGAATCTGACCAGTCGACGCGTCTACTGCAATCGCAGCCTTCGCGGAAATCGATGGTGTACTGGCTGCTTGGGCTTGAAGGTCAGCCCCCGCAATTCCCAAACCAGCTGTACTAAACGTAACTGCCGCAACGAGGGCAATCATAACTTTCTTTAACTTTCCCGCAAATCTCATGTCTCAATTATCCCTTTCTTAATTGCTAATGCTAATTTTAGTTTAAATAATTATGTCTGTGGAAACAAGTTAATTTATCATATTCGATTGTTTTTTTGTTAATGGCTGATCATGTTTTACTGGCAAATGAATGACAAAGCTCGTCTGCTCATCATCACTTTGGGCATAAATGTAGCCACCGTGATGCTCAACGATACTTTGTGCGATAGCCAAGCCCAGTCCTGACCCACCAGTCGCCTTAGAACGTGATTCTTCGACCCGGTAAAACCGTTCAAATAAACGACTCAATGATTCAGCCGGAATCCGCTGACCATCATTGGTCACATGAATCACAACTTCTTCACCACGTTGCTCGGCTTGTAACACCACGTTTTTCGCTCCAGTACCATACTTAAACGCATTAGTGATTAGATTACTGAAGACTCGCCCCAGCTTTTCTGCATCCGCTTCAATATAAATCGGCTGCGAGCCACTCTCCACTTCAATCTTCAAATGCTTTTTATTAGCTTCTAATTCAAAACTAGCTGCTAATTGTTCGAGCATCGCCGTCAAGTTCAATCGATTAATGGCTAATGGTGTCTCAGTCTGACGTGACTTTGTATACTCAAACAGGTCTTCAACGAGTGACTTCATTTGGGTCGCCTTCAAATAGGCAATGTGTGCATACTTGACCAAGTCTTCTTCTGACTGGTACTGCTGATTCTCAATTAAACCTAAATACCCGATAATCGAGGTCAATGGCGTGCGGATATCATGACTCACATTCGTGATCAACGCATCCTTAGAACG from Lactiplantibacillus paraplantarum includes the following:
- a CDS encoding D-alanyl-D-alanine carboxypeptidase family protein codes for the protein MRFAGKLKKVMIALVAAVTFSTAGLGIAGADLQAQAASTPSISAKAAIAVDASTGQILYDKNSSQPMAIASMTKMLSTYLILKAIHEGKLSWNQKISVSKAVAKMSQNTEYANVPLLSTKTYSVRQLYNATEIYSANAAVTALGDAVAGTPHKFVELMRKTAKSWGITDATIINASGLTNKEVGSTIGYSNVAASAENEMSAQDVATVAQKLLSDYPEVLKTSSIAHAWFEKGTSSATKMDNRNYMLKGLVKHYSALPVDGLKTGTSTKAGNAFTGTVKFSNGNRIITVVMHAGAANDSGTERFTQTAEIMSYVYHNYTTMTINKNGKINGVKAVDVQDGKSLTSQLVSNSGATKIYLPTGTDASAVTGKVSLKKSATTAGKLQAPVKNGKTVGTVNLNLSKKAIKVVDGTTSKNLTINVTPKKSIDKANIFVRMWRGVKSWFN
- a CDS encoding sensor histidine kinase; amino-acid sequence: MKLTGREKSELFFEGVVTVILLLLLNLSIVVLINSTIAHNPGLQSGIFQIKRSITIGPNNYQLWSYENIFIGLMLIADGFVLYWRLIRRYKQMQLRHIISELHYIAAGHFDHRIDFNLTGDTQRVVESVNALVDSAIHSMDEEREIERSKDALITNVSHDIRTPLTSIIGYLGLIENQQYQSEEDLVKYAHIAYLKATQMKSLVEDLFEYTKSRQTETPLAINRLNLTAMLEQLAASFELEANKKHLKIEVESGSQPIYIEADAEKLGRVFSNLITNAFKYGTGAKNVVLQAEQRGEEVVIHVTNDGQRIPAESLSRLFERFYRVEESRSKATGGSGLGLAIAQSIVEHHGGYIYAQSDDEQTSFVIHLPVKHDQPLTKKQSNMIN